In a genomic window of Microterricola viridarii:
- a CDS encoding pentapeptide repeat-containing protein gives MSTNDGGNRAAAPRSELGLRADCGSCFALCCVALAYEKSADFPVSKPVGEPCRNLQDDFRCGIHATLRRDGWKGCTVYDCFGAGQKVSQMSFGGTSWRQAPETQRDMFALLPVMRQLHELLWYLSEASERATDAVGATTAGLPAALRTALAETDAATRLLPGQLLSLDVDAHRAGVNTLLLRLSEAVRARHPETSRVDKRGADLLSAKLRGADLRGASLRGACLIAADLRGADLRDADLIGADLRDAQLADADLSTALFLAQTQLNAAIGNAATRIPAWLERPAHWLAG, from the coding sequence ATGTCCACCAATGACGGCGGGAACAGGGCCGCAGCCCCGCGGAGCGAGCTCGGCCTGCGTGCCGACTGCGGCAGCTGCTTCGCACTCTGCTGCGTCGCGCTGGCGTATGAGAAGTCGGCGGACTTCCCCGTGAGCAAGCCGGTGGGGGAGCCGTGCCGCAATCTGCAGGACGACTTCCGCTGCGGAATCCATGCGACGCTCCGGCGCGACGGCTGGAAGGGCTGCACCGTCTACGACTGCTTCGGCGCCGGGCAGAAGGTGTCGCAGATGAGCTTCGGCGGCACCTCCTGGCGGCAGGCGCCCGAGACGCAGCGCGACATGTTCGCCCTGCTGCCGGTGATGCGCCAGCTGCACGAGCTGCTCTGGTACCTGAGCGAGGCGAGCGAGCGGGCGACGGATGCCGTCGGCGCAACGACCGCCGGGCTGCCCGCCGCCCTGCGTACCGCGCTCGCCGAGACCGACGCCGCGACCCGCCTGCTGCCCGGCCAGCTGCTGAGCCTCGACGTCGACGCCCACCGGGCGGGCGTGAACACCCTGCTGCTGCGGCTGAGCGAGGCGGTGCGCGCCCGGCATCCGGAGACGAGCAGGGTCGACAAACGCGGCGCCGACCTCCTGAGCGCGAAGTTGCGCGGGGCCGACCTGCGCGGGGCGAGCCTGCGCGGCGCCTGCCTGATCGCGGCCGACCTCCGCGGCGCAGACCTCCGCGACGCCGACCTGATCGGCGCCGACTTGCGCGACGCACAGCTGGCGGATGCCGACCTCAGCACGGCGCTGTTCCTCGCCCAGACCCAGCTGAACGCCGCCATCGGCAACGCAGCGACCCGCATCCCCGCGTGGCTGGAGCGCCCCGCGCACTGGCTGGCCGGCTGA
- a CDS encoding FAD-binding oxidoreductase, which produces MPAATPAPVVLALAAALGSSVVTDAAALRDAQADKSGHRSAVPPLAVVAARTVAEVQQTLRIASAHGTPVVTRGAGTGLAGGAIGSAGEIVLSTLAMDRLLEVNAADELAVVEPGIINAALNEQLAPHGLWFTPDPASRAISTVGGNIATNAGGLLCAKYGVTRDSVLGLTVVLADGRLLELGHRSVKGVTGLDLTALMVGSEGTLGVIVEATVRLRRLVPGITPTIGAYFADVRAAAAASAAVTAAGIRPAVMELVDAASLDAIGALLGLPLRERGAAYLLVQTDGAAAEAEAAQLLALLAAAGGTAELTTDAAEAARLLEVRRAMHPAMERLGTTLIEDVAVPRSALPAMFDAIAAIERKYGMVIPTIAHAGDGNLHPNFVFEGPDVPEHVWQAADEMFQAAIALGGTLTGEHGIGLLKRRWLRGELGDEQFELQQQIKRVFDPAGILNPGKVF; this is translated from the coding sequence ATGCCTGCCGCAACACCCGCCCCCGTCGTTCTCGCCCTCGCCGCTGCGCTCGGCTCCTCGGTCGTGACGGATGCCGCGGCCCTCCGCGACGCGCAGGCCGACAAGTCGGGGCACCGCTCGGCGGTGCCGCCGCTGGCCGTCGTCGCCGCCCGCACCGTCGCAGAGGTGCAGCAGACGCTCCGCATCGCGAGCGCCCACGGCACCCCCGTCGTAACCCGCGGCGCCGGCACCGGCCTGGCCGGCGGCGCGATCGGCTCCGCCGGCGAGATCGTGCTGTCGACGCTGGCGATGGACCGGCTGCTCGAGGTGAACGCCGCGGACGAGCTCGCCGTCGTCGAGCCCGGCATCATCAACGCGGCCCTGAACGAGCAACTGGCCCCGCACGGACTCTGGTTCACCCCCGACCCGGCCAGCCGCGCCATCTCCACCGTCGGCGGCAACATCGCCACCAACGCGGGAGGGCTGCTCTGCGCCAAGTACGGCGTCACCCGCGACTCGGTGCTCGGCCTCACGGTCGTCCTGGCCGACGGGCGCCTGCTCGAGCTCGGCCACCGCAGCGTCAAGGGGGTCACCGGCCTCGACCTCACCGCGCTCATGGTCGGCTCGGAGGGCACGCTCGGCGTCATCGTCGAGGCGACCGTGCGGCTGCGCCGCCTGGTGCCCGGCATCACGCCGACGATCGGGGCGTACTTCGCCGATGTGCGCGCGGCGGCCGCCGCCTCTGCGGCGGTGACCGCGGCCGGCATCCGCCCCGCCGTGATGGAGCTCGTCGACGCGGCCAGCCTCGACGCGATCGGCGCGCTGCTCGGGCTGCCGCTGCGGGAACGGGGCGCCGCCTACCTGCTCGTGCAGACCGACGGCGCGGCGGCAGAGGCGGAGGCCGCCCAGCTGCTGGCGTTGCTCGCGGCGGCGGGCGGCACGGCCGAGTTGACGACGGATGCCGCGGAGGCCGCGCGCCTGCTCGAGGTGCGCCGCGCGATGCACCCGGCGATGGAGCGGCTCGGCACCACCCTGATCGAGGACGTCGCCGTTCCGCGCAGCGCATTGCCGGCGATGTTCGACGCGATCGCCGCGATCGAGCGGAAGTACGGCATGGTCATCCCGACCATCGCGCACGCCGGCGACGGCAACCTGCACCCGAACTTCGTGTTCGAGGGGCCGGACGTGCCCGAGCACGTCTGGCAGGCGGCCGACGAGATGTTCCAGGCGGCGATCGCGCTCGGCGGCACACTCACCGGCGAGCATGGCATCGGCCTGTTGAAGCGCCGCTGGCTGCGCGGCGAGCTCGGCGACGAGCAGTTCGAGCTGCAGCAGCAGATCAAGCGGGTGTTCGACCCGGCCGGCATCCTGAACCCCGGCAAGGTGTTCTAG
- a CDS encoding nitroreductase family protein — protein sequence MTLLESAPRTAQTSAPVLDVLAERWSPRAFDPDAVLEAGALAGVFEAARWAPSASNTQPWRFIIARRGTETFETIAATLMGFNQMWAGSAAALVVNIAVTADAEGNPMPWAQYDLGQAVAHLSVQAHAEGLHVHQMGGFDRAAISAAFDLAETFVPTSVMTIGKLGDAAALPEALREREVAPRVRLALDEIVLLNN from the coding sequence TTGACTCTGCTCGAATCTGCACCCCGTACCGCCCAGACCAGCGCCCCCGTTCTCGACGTTCTCGCCGAGCGTTGGAGCCCCCGCGCCTTCGACCCCGACGCCGTGCTCGAGGCCGGCGCACTCGCCGGCGTGTTCGAGGCGGCCCGCTGGGCGCCGAGCGCGAGCAACACTCAGCCGTGGCGCTTCATCATCGCCCGCCGCGGCACCGAGACCTTCGAGACCATCGCCGCCACCCTCATGGGCTTCAACCAGATGTGGGCCGGCAGCGCCGCCGCCCTCGTGGTGAACATCGCGGTCACCGCGGATGCCGAGGGCAACCCGATGCCGTGGGCTCAGTACGACCTCGGCCAGGCCGTCGCACACCTCAGCGTGCAGGCGCACGCCGAGGGCCTGCACGTGCACCAGATGGGCGGCTTCGACCGCGCTGCGATCAGCGCGGCGTTCGACCTCGCCGAGACCTTCGTGCCGACCTCGGTGATGACCATCGGCAAGCTCGGCGACGCCGCCGCGCTGCCCGAGGCTCTGCGCGAGCGCGAGGTTGCACCGCGCGTGCGCCTCGCCCTCGACGAGATCGTGCTGCTGAACAACTAA
- a CDS encoding ABC transporter permease produces MSTTTTPRGTRTTPSMMSSVGLVAGREISVRMRSKAFLISTGILMLAVLASVMFGGLASQNPELTKVAVIGSSADAASSAIAGTDSLEAVTADSLEQAEQMLRDGEVSAIVVPSEDAASANPVTVIGLDQAPSDVVGALSIRPTIELLDEPGQNPFLIYLVAIGFGLVFFMSAMTFGTTIAQSVVEEKQTRIVEILMSTIPVRALLAGKVVGNSVMAFLQIVAIAALAILGMVVTSQKVLLGTLGSSVIWFVVFFAIGFVMLAALYAATASMVSRSEDIGSVTSPVMILVMLPYILVILFNNNPTVLAVMSYVPFSAPVGMPMRIFLGTAEWWEPLLSLAILVVTTVLTLALGSRIYSNSLLRLGARVKLTEALKR; encoded by the coding sequence ATGAGCACGACGACGACCCCGCGCGGCACGCGCACCACCCCGAGCATGATGAGCAGTGTCGGCCTCGTCGCCGGCCGCGAGATCAGCGTGCGGATGCGCAGCAAGGCGTTCCTGATCTCGACGGGCATCCTCATGCTCGCCGTGCTCGCCTCGGTCATGTTCGGCGGCCTGGCCAGCCAGAACCCCGAGCTGACCAAGGTCGCCGTGATCGGCAGCTCCGCGGATGCCGCGAGCAGCGCGATCGCCGGCACCGACTCGCTGGAGGCCGTCACCGCCGACTCGCTCGAGCAGGCGGAGCAGATGCTGCGCGACGGCGAGGTGAGCGCCATCGTCGTGCCGAGCGAGGACGCGGCATCCGCGAACCCGGTCACCGTGATCGGGCTCGACCAGGCCCCGAGCGACGTCGTCGGCGCCCTGAGCATCCGGCCGACGATCGAGCTGCTCGACGAGCCCGGGCAGAACCCGTTCCTGATCTACCTCGTCGCGATCGGCTTCGGGCTCGTCTTCTTCATGTCGGCGATGACCTTCGGCACCACGATCGCGCAGAGCGTCGTGGAGGAGAAGCAGACCCGCATCGTCGAGATCTTGATGTCGACGATCCCGGTGCGGGCGCTCCTGGCCGGCAAGGTGGTCGGCAACAGTGTGATGGCGTTCCTGCAGATCGTGGCAATCGCGGCGCTGGCGATCCTCGGCATGGTGGTCACCAGCCAGAAGGTGCTGCTGGGCACCCTCGGCAGCTCGGTGATCTGGTTCGTCGTGTTCTTCGCCATCGGCTTCGTGATGCTGGCGGCGCTCTACGCGGCCACGGCCTCGATGGTGTCGCGCTCCGAGGACATCGGCTCGGTGACCTCCCCCGTGATGATCCTCGTGATGCTGCCCTACATCCTGGTGATCCTCTTCAACAACAACCCGACCGTGCTCGCCGTGATGAGCTACGTGCCGTTCTCGGCGCCGGTCGGCATGCCGATGCGCATCTTCCTCGGCACGGCCGAGTGGTGGGAGCCGCTGCTCTCGCTCGCCATCCTGGTGGTCACAACCGTGCTCACCCTCGCGCTCGGCTCGCGCATCTACAGCAACTCGCTGCTGCGGCTCGGCGCCCGGGTCAAGCTCACCGAGGCCCTCAAGCGCTGA
- a CDS encoding cation:proton antiporter has protein sequence MEPTVLGVIAVALIVGAAVLGRKTGIASVLILLVVGVAIGYLPGFPPIDIPPEWILAGVLPLLLYSSSVNVAFTDFRRNFRAIAGLSVTLVVVTSVAVGFLLYLLMPGLGLAAAIALGAVISPTDAVAATSIAKRLGLPSRLVAVLEGESLVNDASALVLLRSAVAATAGAVSLWEVAGDFVYASALGVGIGLVVGFVTVWIRARISEPVVTTTISFAIPFIAFVPAEHFGASGVIAVVAAGLVTGHRGASRFAANQRISDHTNWATVQFILEHAVFLLMGLELHALIEDVSGEEGGVPFALLLGLILTALVVVIRFLFVFLQMAYLRRSERRRVERGDLHRDSFRDRIEAAPAETERQIRRKSGVLRRLRKHEADSDFYRSEGLEWRESFVISWAGMRGVVTLAAAQSLPPSIPFRSTMILVAFIVAIVTLLGMGGTLPAVIRKTRISGGGEEARQAETHELLDAVNRAAVAVLDDPEQTVIDGIPADPAVVAGLRRRYQRAAAVELAEDSASEIDALSQMRILDERMRQTARAELLDARALGSYSSEAITAVQRVLDIEESRFDAL, from the coding sequence ATGGAACCAACAGTTCTCGGTGTAATCGCCGTGGCCCTGATCGTCGGCGCGGCGGTGCTCGGCCGCAAGACGGGCATCGCCTCCGTGCTGATCCTGTTGGTCGTCGGCGTCGCCATCGGCTACCTGCCCGGTTTCCCGCCCATCGACATCCCGCCGGAGTGGATCCTGGCCGGGGTGCTGCCGCTGCTGCTCTACTCCTCCTCCGTCAACGTCGCGTTTACCGACTTCCGTCGGAACTTCCGGGCCATCGCGGGGCTCTCGGTGACGCTCGTCGTCGTCACCTCGGTGGCCGTCGGGTTCTTGCTGTACCTGCTGATGCCCGGACTCGGCCTGGCCGCGGCCATCGCGCTGGGCGCGGTGATCAGCCCGACGGATGCCGTCGCCGCCACGTCCATCGCCAAGCGGCTCGGGCTGCCGAGCCGTCTCGTCGCGGTGCTGGAGGGCGAGAGCCTGGTCAACGACGCGAGCGCCCTCGTACTGCTGCGCTCGGCGGTGGCGGCCACCGCGGGCGCGGTGAGCCTGTGGGAGGTCGCCGGCGACTTCGTCTACGCCTCGGCCCTCGGTGTCGGCATCGGCCTCGTTGTGGGCTTCGTCACGGTGTGGATCAGGGCGCGCATCAGCGAGCCCGTGGTCACCACCACGATCTCCTTCGCAATCCCCTTCATCGCCTTCGTGCCGGCCGAGCACTTCGGGGCGTCCGGCGTGATCGCCGTCGTCGCCGCCGGGCTGGTCACCGGCCACCGCGGGGCGAGCCGCTTCGCCGCCAACCAGCGCATCAGCGACCACACCAACTGGGCCACCGTGCAGTTCATCCTCGAGCACGCGGTGTTCCTGCTGATGGGCCTCGAACTGCACGCGCTGATCGAAGACGTCTCCGGGGAGGAGGGCGGCGTGCCGTTTGCGCTGCTGCTCGGCCTCATCCTCACCGCGCTCGTCGTCGTCATCCGCTTCCTCTTCGTGTTCCTGCAGATGGCGTACCTGCGGCGGTCGGAGCGCAGGCGGGTCGAGCGCGGCGATCTGCACCGCGACAGCTTCCGCGACCGGATCGAGGCCGCGCCCGCCGAGACCGAGCGCCAGATCCGCCGCAAGAGCGGCGTGCTGCGGCGCCTGCGCAAGCACGAGGCCGACAGCGACTTCTACCGCTCGGAGGGGCTGGAGTGGCGGGAGAGTTTCGTCATCTCCTGGGCGGGCATGCGCGGCGTCGTCACGCTGGCTGCCGCGCAGTCGCTGCCGCCGTCGATCCCCTTCCGCAGCACGATGATCCTGGTCGCCTTCATCGTGGCCATCGTCACGCTGCTGGGCATGGGCGGCACTCTGCCGGCGGTGATCCGCAAGACCCGGATCAGCGGCGGCGGCGAGGAGGCGCGCCAGGCCGAGACGCACGAGCTGCTCGACGCCGTGAACCGCGCCGCCGTCGCCGTCCTCGACGACCCGGAGCAGACCGTGATCGACGGCATCCCGGCCGACCCCGCCGTCGTGGCCGGGCTGCGCCGCCGGTACCAGCGGGCGGCGGCGGTCGAGCTCGCCGAGGACTCGGCGAGCGAGATCGACGCGCTGTCGCAGATGCGCATCCTGGACGAGCGGATGCGGCAGACCGCCCGGGCCGAGCTGCTGGACGCCCGTGCGCTCGGCAGCTACAGCTCCGAGGCGATCACCGCGGTGCAGCGGGTGCTCGACATCGAGGAGAGCCGCTTCGACGCGCTCTGA
- a CDS encoding threonine aldolase family protein, translating to MTDSLHDLNSRGFASDNYSGVHPEIMAAIAAANGGHQVAYGDDAYTAKLQQVFAHHFGEGVEAFPVFNGTGANVTGIQSMLPRWGAVVCTGTAHIHSDEAGAPERIGGIKLLTVETPDGKLTPELIDKEAWGWGDEHRAQPAVVSITQTTELGTAYTADEVAAIAEHTHSLGMKLHMDGARISNAAAALDLPLRAFTRDAGVDVLSFGGTKNGLLMGEAIVVLNPEASTGLKYLRKMNMQLASKMRFVSAQFIALLEGDLYLRNASHANAMAARLRGALEAGIADGSISGLSFSQPTQSNAVFAQLPDGAADRLRESFRFYDWDAAKNEVRWMAGFDTTEADIDAFVDAIARELAAG from the coding sequence GTGACTGACTCCCTGCATGACCTGAACTCGCGCGGCTTCGCCTCGGACAACTACTCGGGCGTGCACCCCGAGATCATGGCGGCCATCGCCGCGGCCAATGGCGGCCACCAGGTGGCCTACGGCGACGACGCGTACACCGCGAAGCTGCAGCAGGTCTTCGCGCACCACTTCGGCGAAGGCGTCGAGGCGTTCCCCGTCTTCAACGGCACGGGCGCCAACGTCACCGGCATCCAGTCGATGCTGCCGCGCTGGGGCGCCGTGGTCTGCACGGGCACTGCGCACATCCACAGCGACGAGGCCGGCGCCCCGGAGCGCATCGGCGGCATCAAGCTGCTCACCGTGGAGACCCCGGACGGCAAGCTCACCCCCGAGCTGATCGACAAGGAGGCCTGGGGCTGGGGCGACGAGCACCGCGCCCAGCCTGCCGTCGTCTCGATCACGCAGACCACCGAGCTCGGCACCGCCTACACGGCCGACGAGGTCGCCGCGATCGCCGAGCACACCCACTCGCTCGGCATGAAGCTGCACATGGACGGCGCCCGCATCTCCAACGCCGCGGCCGCCCTCGACCTGCCGCTGCGCGCCTTCACCCGTGACGCCGGCGTCGACGTGCTGAGCTTCGGCGGCACCAAGAACGGCCTGCTGATGGGTGAGGCCATCGTGGTGCTGAACCCCGAGGCATCCACCGGGCTCAAATACCTGCGCAAGATGAACATGCAGTTGGCCTCGAAGATGCGCTTCGTCTCGGCCCAGTTCATCGCGCTGCTGGAGGGCGACCTGTACCTGCGGAACGCCAGCCACGCCAACGCGATGGCCGCCCGCCTCCGCGGCGCGCTCGAGGCCGGCATCGCCGACGGCTCGATCAGCGGCCTGAGCTTCTCGCAGCCGACGCAGTCCAACGCGGTCTTCGCCCAGCTGCCGGACGGCGCCGCCGACCGCCTCCGCGAGAGCTTCCGCTTCTACGACTGGGACGCCGCCAAGAACGAGGTGCGCTGGATGGCCGGCTTCGACACCACCGAGGCCGACATCGACGCCTTCGTCGACGCCATCGCGCGCGAGCTGGCAGCAGGCTAG
- a CDS encoding SGNH/GDSL hydrolase family protein: MFSSYTAIGDSFTEGMGDELPDGAVRGWADFVAIGLSQASVAAGAGPIGYANLAIRGRKLGPLLAEQLPPAIAMKPALLSLNGGGNDIMRPKVLIDDVAEQLVQAARQAADAGIHVLLLSGANPGKHLPMGAVMNRRGDELAEAVTKRFPIENMTYVDNWSDQELTRIEYWSSDKLHLNALGHARVAGNVLRGLGVEVPAAWGIDEAAISRANARNNLGYYRDYVVPWIGRRLTGRSSGDGRAPKRASLLPVEVEATGATGTGA, encoded by the coding sequence ATGTTCAGCAGCTACACCGCAATCGGCGACAGCTTCACCGAGGGGATGGGCGACGAGCTGCCGGACGGCGCGGTGCGCGGCTGGGCGGACTTCGTCGCGATCGGCCTCTCGCAGGCCTCGGTCGCCGCCGGCGCCGGCCCGATCGGCTACGCCAACCTCGCCATCCGCGGCCGCAAGCTCGGCCCGCTGCTGGCCGAGCAGCTGCCGCCCGCGATCGCCATGAAGCCAGCCCTGCTCAGCCTGAACGGCGGCGGCAACGACATCATGCGCCCGAAGGTGCTCATCGACGACGTGGCGGAGCAGCTGGTGCAGGCGGCCAGGCAGGCGGCGGATGCCGGCATCCACGTGCTGCTGCTGAGCGGCGCGAACCCGGGCAAGCACCTGCCCATGGGCGCCGTGATGAACCGGCGCGGCGACGAGCTGGCCGAGGCCGTCACGAAGCGGTTCCCGATCGAGAACATGACCTACGTCGACAACTGGTCAGACCAGGAGCTCACCAGAATCGAGTACTGGTCCAGCGACAAGCTGCACCTGAACGCCCTCGGGCACGCCCGCGTCGCCGGCAACGTGCTGCGCGGGCTCGGCGTCGAGGTGCCGGCGGCGTGGGGCATCGACGAGGCGGCGATCTCGCGGGCGAACGCGCGCAACAACCTCGGCTACTACCGCGACTACGTCGTGCCGTGGATCGGCCGGCGGCTCACCGGGCGCTCCTCCGGCGACGGGCGCGCGCCGAAGCGGGCCAGCCTGCTGCCGGTCGAGGTCGAGGCCACGGGCGCCACCGGAACCGGCGCGTGA
- a CDS encoding ABC transporter ATP-binding protein, with amino-acid sequence MLEIRNVNKSYGERAVLQDVSFTVGRGRMTGFVGGNGAGKTTTMRIILGVLSADAGTVSLDGAPLTAADRRRFGYMPEERGLYPKMRVHEQLVYLARLHGFAPAAAKRNATALLEQLGLGERGNDTVESLSLGNQQRAQIAAALVHEPEVLVLDEPFSGLDPMAVDVVLGVLQSHAASGAPVLFSSHQLDIVERLCDDLVIIADGRIRANDSTDALRKQHGSSRYEILLGGGEGGTGDAGWLREVAGVSVIDFDGGYALFEAGDEARAAVLERAVASGQLASFGPHEPSLAQVFREVIR; translated from the coding sequence GTGTTAGAGATCCGGAATGTCAACAAGAGCTACGGCGAGCGCGCCGTTCTGCAGGATGTGAGCTTCACCGTCGGCCGCGGCCGGATGACGGGCTTCGTCGGCGGCAACGGCGCGGGCAAGACCACGACGATGCGCATCATCCTCGGGGTGCTGAGCGCGGATGCCGGCACGGTCAGCCTCGACGGAGCACCGCTGACGGCGGCCGACCGCCGCCGCTTCGGCTACATGCCGGAGGAGCGCGGGCTCTACCCGAAGATGCGGGTGCACGAGCAGCTGGTCTACCTGGCCAGGCTGCACGGCTTCGCGCCGGCGGCGGCCAAGCGCAATGCGACTGCCCTGTTGGAGCAGCTCGGCCTCGGCGAGCGCGGCAACGACACCGTGGAGAGCCTCTCGCTCGGCAACCAGCAGCGCGCCCAGATCGCGGCCGCGCTGGTGCACGAGCCCGAGGTGCTGGTGCTGGACGAGCCGTTCAGCGGCCTGGACCCGATGGCCGTGGACGTCGTGCTCGGCGTGCTGCAGTCGCATGCGGCATCCGGGGCGCCCGTGCTGTTCAGCTCGCACCAGCTCGACATCGTCGAGCGGCTCTGCGACGACCTGGTGATCATCGCGGACGGCCGGATCCGCGCCAACGACTCGACCGACGCGCTGCGCAAGCAGCACGGCTCCTCCCGCTACGAGATCCTGCTGGGCGGCGGCGAGGGCGGCACCGGCGACGCCGGCTGGCTGCGTGAGGTCGCCGGAGTCTCTGTCATCGACTTCGACGGCGGCTACGCCCTGTTCGAGGCCGGCGACGAGGCCCGCGCCGCCGTGCTCGAGCGCGCCGTGGCCAGCGGCCAGCTGGCCAGCTTCGGCCCGCACGAGCCCTCCCTTGCCCAGGTCTTCCGAGAGGTGATCCGCTGA
- a CDS encoding carbohydrate kinase family protein: MTGAPPVFIAGPASWNHIVQLDALPDPTPHMQFAEADWHTVGGTSAGKALHLAELGVPVALHTLLGEDADGAHLRALLGAVPGIELIATTVPGQSERHLNLMDPRGGRVSLYLSSPAAPGSADAAAPRIRTAQQSALRSAEAAVLDLAPLGIPLLAEAREAGVPVWTDIHDYDGSASFHQPFIDAASFVFMNADKIGDPLPFARQRIAAGSRLVVCTLGADGAVAVDENGEVHRVEAVPVPTIVDTNGAGDAFFAGYLAASLGGAGVADALTAAARQAARALGTRHLSPLLDGSLQG, from the coding sequence GTGACGGGCGCTCCCCCCGTCTTCATTGCGGGGCCGGCCTCCTGGAACCACATCGTGCAGCTCGACGCGCTGCCGGATCCGACCCCGCACATGCAGTTCGCGGAGGCGGACTGGCACACCGTCGGCGGCACCTCGGCCGGCAAGGCGCTGCACCTGGCCGAGCTCGGCGTGCCCGTCGCCCTGCACACGCTGCTCGGCGAGGATGCGGACGGCGCGCACCTCCGCGCGCTGCTCGGCGCGGTGCCCGGCATCGAGCTGATCGCCACGACCGTGCCCGGCCAGAGCGAGCGCCACCTCAACCTGATGGACCCGCGCGGCGGCCGGGTCTCGCTCTACCTCAGCAGCCCGGCCGCGCCGGGCAGCGCGGATGCCGCAGCACCCCGCATCCGCACGGCACAGCAATCGGCGCTGCGCTCGGCGGAGGCGGCCGTGCTCGACCTGGCCCCGCTCGGAATCCCGCTGCTCGCCGAGGCGCGGGAGGCCGGCGTGCCGGTCTGGACCGACATCCACGACTATGACGGCAGCGCCAGCTTCCACCAGCCGTTCATCGACGCGGCCAGCTTCGTCTTCATGAACGCCGACAAGATCGGCGACCCGCTGCCCTTCGCCCGGCAGCGCATCGCGGCCGGCAGCCGCCTCGTCGTCTGCACCCTGGGAGCCGACGGGGCCGTGGCGGTCGACGAGAACGGCGAGGTGCACCGGGTGGAGGCCGTGCCGGTGCCGACCATCGTCGACACCAACGGCGCGGGCGACGCCTTCTTCGCCGGCTACCTCGCGGCGAGCCTCGGCGGCGCCGGGGTGGCTGATGCCCTCACGGCCGCGGCACGACAGGCCGCCCGGGCCCTCGGCACGCGGCACCTGAGCCCGCTGCTCGACGGCTCGCTGCAGGGCTGA